In Burkholderiales bacterium, the following proteins share a genomic window:
- the trxA gene encoding thioredoxin TrxA, with translation MAEHIHYVTDDTFEPEVLKSDTPVLVDYWAEWCGPCKMIAPILDDVAKQYSGRLKVAKLNIDENQATPPKYGIRGIPTLMIFKNGAVEATKVGALSKSQLTAFIDSHI, from the coding sequence ATGGCTGAGCACATCCATTACGTCACCGACGACACTTTCGAGCCCGAGGTCCTGAAATCGGACACGCCCGTGCTGGTGGACTACTGGGCGGAATGGTGCGGGCCGTGCAAGATGATCGCGCCGATCCTCGACGACGTCGCGAAGCAGTACTCGGGACGGCTCAAGGTGGCCAAGCTCAACATCGACGAGAACCAGGCGACCCCGCCCAAGTACGGCATCCGCGGCATCCCGACGCTGATGATCTTCAAGAACGGCGCGGTCGAGGCGACCAAGGTCGGCGCTCTCTCGAAATCGCAGCTCACGGCGTTTATTGACAGCCATATCTGA
- the fdxA gene encoding ferredoxin FdxA, whose product MTYVVTESCVKCKYTDCVDVCPVDCFREGPNMLVIDPDECIDCTLCVAECPVEAIFAEDDVPDDQREFIQMNAELSKAWPAIIEKKDAPADADEWAQKKDKRDLIEK is encoded by the coding sequence ATGACCTATGTTGTGACCGAGAGCTGCGTCAAGTGCAAGTACACCGATTGCGTTGATGTGTGTCCGGTCGACTGTTTCCGCGAAGGCCCCAACATGCTCGTCATCGACCCCGACGAGTGCATCGACTGCACGCTCTGCGTCGCCGAGTGCCCGGTCGAAGCGATCTTCGCCGAGGACGACGTCCCCGACGACCAGCGCGAGTTCATCCAGATGAACGCCGAGCTCTCCAAGGCCTGGCCGGCGATCATCGAGAAGAAAGACGCGCCCGCGGATGCCGACGAGTGGGCGCAGAAGAAGGACAAGAGGGACCTCATCGAAAAGTAA
- the recC gene encoding exodeoxyribonuclease V subunit gamma produces MLTIHHSNRLDALAAELAAVTRAPLATPFSTEVVVVQSRGVARWLALTLADTAGVCANVRFPFPTAFAWALYRAVAEDIPEQSPYAPDVLAWRILGLLPGLEATAPFEAVRAYVRGDALRRAQLASRLAALYDEYLVYRPDWVAAWERGEASHWQGKLWQRLARDIATPHRATLHAQLIKALAKGKLAPGALPERVSVFGAPALPPALIELFGALGRVSEVHLFVQNPCREFWGDIRDPASIAKKTLAGEPEAPYLESGNRLLASLGKQGRDFFDLLASVEGDRVEQHDAFVEPGNGTLLASIQSELLDLTERSGDAPRAAAPQADRSLQVHSCHSAMREVEVLHDQLLALFEAHRDLHPSDVVVMTPDIETYAPYIEAVFGTAAPRIPFSLSDRSAEKSSTLAATLMDLLALPGSRYEAHRVLGVLDEPAVRRRYALSEADIESVRRWVADSQIRWGIDAAHRARFGVPAVHEHTWRFGLTRLALGYALPAYGERLFADVLPYDEVEGSLGVVLGRFASFTEAAITLDSKLAEPRSIARWCQALQEALADFFDPPEERAEELETVRSAIAAIDADARLAGFGDAVPLTVVLSVLRDRLEAPGRAFLSGGVTFCAMVPMRSLPFEIVCMIGMNDRAYPRVRRRDGFDLMASEFRKGDRSRRDDDRYLFLESIVNAGRCVYVSYTGRHIREDTVMPPSVLVSELLDYVAHGYEGEGRTDIRRQLVTEHPLQAFSPRYFKGGDRLFSYSEPLARAAAGAGRGTRASEPLLGAALPPLGFEERTIDLDELVRFFRNPVRRLFESRLKVRLETAEEELESREPFELGGLPLYKLKERLLDLTLREEAHDGLALARAGGVLPPGRLGEVLFEAQSAIVERVAERASGLMPDALLDPHAFELASERLTLAGTLSRMSAEGMLIYRVAKASANVRVAAWIRHLALNAYAPRGVAKVSRCIAQDALLTYSPVENARERLLELLDLYWTGMQRPLKFFPRTACEYGKQGEINYKVRSVWTGGYPDYRGEANDPYFALAFRGAEPLDDEFEALANTVFGAMTPALKEEAIA; encoded by the coding sequence ATGCTGACGATACATCACAGCAACCGGCTCGACGCGCTCGCTGCAGAGCTCGCCGCCGTCACCCGCGCGCCGCTCGCTACACCGTTCTCGACCGAAGTCGTCGTCGTGCAAAGCCGCGGCGTCGCGCGCTGGCTCGCACTCACGCTCGCCGACACCGCGGGCGTCTGCGCCAACGTACGCTTTCCGTTTCCTACCGCTTTCGCGTGGGCGCTGTATCGCGCTGTCGCCGAAGACATCCCGGAGCAGTCGCCTTACGCGCCCGACGTGCTGGCGTGGCGCATCCTCGGCCTCCTCCCCGGGCTCGAAGCGACGGCGCCTTTCGAAGCGGTTCGCGCCTACGTTCGCGGCGACGCGCTGCGCCGCGCCCAGCTCGCCTCGCGTCTCGCGGCGCTCTACGACGAATATCTCGTCTATCGACCCGACTGGGTCGCCGCGTGGGAGCGCGGCGAGGCGAGCCACTGGCAAGGCAAGCTGTGGCAGCGCCTCGCCCGCGACATAGCAACGCCCCATCGCGCGACGTTGCACGCGCAACTCATCAAAGCGCTCGCGAAAGGCAAGCTCGCGCCGGGCGCGCTGCCGGAGCGCGTATCGGTATTCGGCGCGCCCGCGCTGCCGCCGGCGCTGATCGAGCTCTTCGGGGCCCTGGGTCGAGTGAGCGAAGTGCATCTCTTCGTCCAGAACCCGTGCCGCGAATTCTGGGGCGACATCCGCGACCCGGCGTCGATCGCGAAGAAGACGCTCGCCGGCGAGCCCGAGGCGCCTTATCTCGAAAGCGGCAACCGGCTGCTCGCGTCGCTCGGCAAGCAGGGCCGCGACTTCTTCGACCTGCTCGCCAGCGTCGAAGGGGACCGCGTCGAGCAGCACGACGCTTTCGTCGAGCCGGGTAACGGAACGCTGCTCGCTTCGATACAGTCGGAGCTGCTCGACCTGACCGAGCGCAGCGGCGACGCGCCGCGCGCGGCCGCGCCGCAAGCCGATCGCTCGCTGCAGGTCCACTCGTGCCACAGCGCGATGCGTGAAGTCGAGGTGCTGCACGATCAGCTCCTCGCGCTGTTCGAAGCGCACCGCGACCTGCACCCGTCGGACGTCGTCGTGATGACGCCGGACATCGAAACCTACGCACCGTATATCGAAGCGGTGTTCGGCACCGCGGCGCCGCGCATTCCTTTCAGTCTCTCCGACCGCAGCGCCGAGAAGTCGAGCACCCTCGCTGCGACGCTGATGGACCTGCTGGCGTTGCCGGGAAGCCGCTATGAAGCGCACCGCGTCCTCGGCGTGCTCGACGAGCCCGCGGTGCGCCGCCGCTACGCGCTGTCCGAAGCGGACATCGAGAGCGTGCGGCGCTGGGTGGCCGACTCGCAGATCCGCTGGGGCATCGATGCCGCACATCGCGCGCGCTTCGGCGTGCCCGCGGTGCACGAGCACACGTGGCGGTTCGGGCTGACGCGCCTTGCGCTCGGCTACGCGCTGCCCGCGTACGGCGAGCGCCTCTTCGCCGACGTGCTGCCGTACGATGAAGTCGAAGGCAGTCTCGGCGTGGTGCTGGGCCGCTTCGCGAGCTTCACCGAAGCCGCCATCACGCTCGACAGCAAGCTCGCCGAGCCACGATCGATCGCGCGCTGGTGCCAGGCCTTGCAGGAAGCGCTCGCCGATTTCTTCGATCCGCCCGAAGAGCGCGCCGAGGAGCTCGAAACGGTGCGATCGGCGATCGCGGCGATCGACGCCGATGCGCGTCTCGCCGGCTTCGGCGATGCGGTGCCGCTCACGGTCGTGCTGAGCGTGCTTCGCGACCGGCTCGAAGCGCCGGGCCGCGCGTTCCTGTCGGGCGGCGTCACCTTCTGCGCGATGGTCCCGATGCGCAGCCTGCCGTTCGAGATCGTGTGCATGATCGGCATGAACGACCGCGCGTATCCGCGCGTGCGGCGGCGCGACGGCTTCGATCTCATGGCGAGCGAGTTCCGCAAAGGCGACCGCTCGCGCCGCGACGACGACCGCTATCTCTTCCTCGAATCGATCGTCAACGCGGGGCGCTGCGTGTACGTGAGCTACACCGGCCGCCACATCCGCGAGGACACCGTGATGCCGCCGTCGGTCCTGGTGAGCGAGCTGCTCGACTACGTCGCCCACGGTTACGAAGGCGAGGGCAGGACCGATATCCGCAGGCAGCTCGTGACCGAGCATCCGCTGCAGGCGTTCAGCCCGCGCTACTTCAAAGGCGGCGACCGGCTCTTCAGCTACTCCGAGCCGCTCGCGCGCGCGGCGGCCGGTGCGGGCCGCGGCACGCGCGCGTCCGAGCCGCTGCTCGGCGCAGCGTTGCCGCCGCTCGGCTTCGAGGAGCGCACGATCGACCTCGACGAGCTCGTGCGCTTCTTCCGCAACCCGGTGCGGCGTCTCTTCGAATCGCGCCTGAAGGTTCGTCTCGAGACCGCGGAGGAGGAGCTCGAATCGCGCGAGCCTTTCGAGCTCGGAGGCCTTCCGCTCTACAAGCTCAAGGAGCGCTTGCTCGACCTCACCCTGCGCGAGGAGGCTCACGACGGGCTCGCGCTCGCGCGTGCCGGCGGCGTGCTGCCGCCGGGCCGCCTGGGCGAAGTGCTGTTCGAAGCGCAGAGCGCCATCGTCGAGCGCGTCGCCGAGCGCGCGAGCGGCCTCATGCCCGACGCGCTGCTCGACCCGCACGCGTTCGAGCTTGCGTCGGAGCGCCTCACGCTCGCCGGAACCCTGAGCCGCATGAGCGCGGAAGGCATGCTGATCTACCGCGTGGCCAAGGCCAGCGCCAACGTGCGCGTCGCGGCATGGATCCGTCACCTCGCGCTCAACGCCTACGCGCCGCGCGGCGTGGCGAAGGTCTCGCGCTGCATCGCGCAGGACGCGCTGCTCACCTATTCGCCGGTCGAGAACGCGCGCGAGCGCCTGCTCGAGCTGCTCGACCTCTACTGGACCGGCATGCAGCGGCCGCTCAAGTTCTTCCCGCGCACCGCGTGCGAATACGGCAAACAGGGCGAGATCAACTACAAGGTGCGCAGCGTGTGGACCGGCGGCTACCCCGACTATCGCGGCGAAGCGAACGATCCGTATTTCGCGCTCGCGTTCCGCGGCGCCGAGCCGCTCGACGACGAGTTCGAAGCGCTCGCCAACACCGTCTTCGGTGCGATGACCCCCGCGCTGAAAGAGGAGGCGATCGCTTGA
- the recB gene encoding exodeoxyribonuclease V subunit beta, with protein MKAARAKAAPASVDAATVALEGLNVVEANAGTGKTWTITALYLRLLLEQRCEVDRILVVTFTEAATGELRDRIRTRLADARTAFETGVAPDEYTETLLGRVDRAEALLRLTTALTGFDQAPIYTIHGFCQRVLADSAFESGMPFATEIVPDQSAFVREVVEDFWRNEAHAASALYTRFLVGNGVTPESLVEDVERYLGKPYLRVRAPQPPAAIDTLEREYERAWTAARALWLAERGAIEAKLLGNTGLNGNSYRQASIPAWLDEMRACLAPEAPRLELCGRFDKFTPESLAKGTKKDGRTPQHAFFDACGALKAAHAALLDAYARAIVLMKVRLLEFGNTELASRKARLELQSYDDLLLNLHKALHDPQTGDRLAAALRERYAAALIDEFQDTDPVQYDIFRRIYGGTDVPVFLVGDPKQSIYSFRGADVYAYLAARRDARDAHTLATNWRSDASLLDAVNRVFENASAPFVVEDIGFTRSSAAPGERGRLIVDGESGAPFEIWLMESADGKPINKGSANEAAAHATAGEIARLLALGADGKARIADAKGERGLRGGDIAVLARSHRQATMVRDALAALGVASVQRGSESVFATREAEELERVLAAIAEPGREVLIGAALATELMGYTGEAIYALRADEAQWEQTVESFRDAHRDWHELGFMRMLRGFAARYGVLQRLLAFVDGERRATNLLHIAELLHCDAERQGIAGLLAWFAAKRARPTQGNEAELLRLESDENLVKLLTVHASKGLEFPLVFCPFVWDGNLRNAKAEVLAFHDPAEGHAAVVDFGSDAFDASRGQAVQEERAESLRLLYVALTRAKHRCWIVWGNINDAEKSAPAWLLHRHAASAFTDDLPKLTDIRADLDRLAARAEGSIRVSPLPAAAATPPIASAAAAALTGPRQWTGTLRDTRRTTSFTALAHGRSIEAPDYDAADRDPLPESVSGRDIFTFPRGAQAGKCMHAIFEHADFAHLERPALERLVEKALAAHGFEAVWTRALADMIEAVVDTPLDASGMRLRDVTRERRLDELEFYYPLRAVTDSGLRAVLAAGGFPEEIRHRIDALTFDPAQGYMTGFIDIVFEHGGRYYLADYKSNWLGATVAAYGQPEVAGAMGREAYYLQYLVYCVALHRYLASRIQGYSYGTHFGGVRYLFVRGMRPASGAAYGVYADKPSKSLIEALDAYLCPEARR; from the coding sequence TTGAAGGCCGCCAGGGCGAAGGCAGCGCCGGCGAGCGTCGACGCCGCGACGGTCGCGCTCGAAGGCCTCAACGTCGTCGAGGCGAACGCGGGCACGGGCAAGACGTGGACGATCACCGCGCTGTACCTGCGCCTCCTGCTGGAGCAGCGCTGCGAGGTCGATCGCATCCTCGTCGTGACCTTCACCGAAGCGGCGACCGGCGAGCTGCGCGACCGCATCCGCACGCGCCTCGCGGACGCGCGGACCGCTTTCGAGACCGGCGTCGCGCCCGACGAGTACACCGAAACGCTGCTCGGCCGCGTCGACCGCGCCGAAGCGCTGCTGCGGCTCACCACCGCGCTCACCGGCTTCGACCAGGCGCCGATCTACACCATCCACGGTTTCTGCCAGCGCGTGCTCGCCGACAGCGCGTTCGAGAGCGGCATGCCGTTCGCGACCGAGATCGTTCCCGACCAGAGCGCGTTCGTGCGCGAGGTCGTCGAGGATTTCTGGCGCAACGAAGCGCACGCGGCGTCCGCGCTCTACACGCGATTCCTCGTCGGTAACGGCGTCACGCCCGAGTCGCTGGTGGAGGACGTCGAACGCTATCTCGGCAAGCCGTACTTGCGTGTGCGCGCGCCGCAGCCGCCTGCCGCGATCGACACGCTGGAGCGCGAATACGAGCGCGCATGGACTGCCGCGCGCGCGCTGTGGCTCGCGGAGCGCGGCGCGATCGAGGCGAAGCTCCTCGGCAACACGGGCCTCAACGGCAACTCGTACCGCCAGGCGTCGATCCCCGCATGGCTCGACGAGATGCGCGCGTGCCTCGCGCCCGAAGCGCCCCGGCTCGAGCTGTGCGGGCGCTTCGACAAGTTCACGCCGGAGAGTCTCGCCAAAGGCACGAAGAAGGACGGCCGGACGCCGCAGCACGCGTTCTTCGACGCGTGCGGTGCGCTCAAGGCCGCGCACGCCGCGCTGCTCGACGCCTACGCGCGCGCCATCGTGCTCATGAAAGTGCGGCTGCTCGAGTTCGGCAACACCGAGCTCGCATCGCGCAAGGCGCGGCTCGAGCTCCAGTCGTACGACGACCTGCTGCTCAACCTGCACAAGGCGCTGCACGATCCGCAGACGGGCGATCGTCTCGCCGCTGCGCTGCGCGAGCGCTACGCCGCCGCGCTGATCGACGAGTTCCAGGACACCGATCCGGTCCAGTACGACATCTTTCGCCGCATCTACGGCGGCACCGACGTGCCGGTGTTCCTCGTCGGCGATCCGAAGCAGTCGATCTACAGCTTCCGCGGCGCCGACGTGTACGCGTATCTCGCGGCACGCCGCGACGCGCGCGACGCGCATACCCTCGCGACCAACTGGCGCTCGGATGCGTCGCTGCTCGATGCGGTCAACCGCGTATTCGAGAACGCGTCCGCGCCTTTCGTCGTGGAGGACATCGGCTTCACGCGCTCGAGCGCCGCGCCCGGCGAGCGCGGACGGCTGATCGTCGACGGCGAGAGCGGTGCGCCGTTCGAGATCTGGCTGATGGAGAGCGCCGATGGCAAGCCGATCAACAAGGGCAGCGCGAACGAAGCCGCGGCGCACGCGACCGCCGGCGAGATCGCAAGGCTGCTCGCGCTCGGCGCCGACGGGAAGGCGCGCATCGCCGACGCGAAAGGCGAGCGCGGCTTGCGCGGCGGCGACATCGCGGTGCTCGCGCGCAGCCACCGCCAGGCGACGATGGTGCGCGACGCCTTGGCGGCGCTCGGGGTCGCGAGCGTGCAGCGCGGGTCGGAAAGCGTCTTCGCCACGCGTGAAGCCGAGGAGCTCGAGCGCGTGCTCGCCGCGATCGCCGAGCCCGGACGCGAAGTGCTGATCGGCGCCGCGCTCGCCACCGAGCTGATGGGCTACACCGGCGAGGCGATCTACGCGCTGCGCGCGGATGAAGCGCAGTGGGAGCAGACGGTCGAGAGCTTCCGCGATGCGCACCGCGACTGGCACGAGCTCGGCTTCATGCGCATGCTGCGCGGCTTTGCCGCGCGTTACGGCGTGCTGCAGCGGCTGCTCGCGTTCGTCGACGGCGAGCGCCGCGCGACCAACCTGCTGCACATCGCGGAGCTTTTGCATTGCGACGCCGAGCGCCAGGGCATCGCGGGGCTGCTCGCCTGGTTCGCGGCGAAGCGCGCCAGGCCGACGCAAGGCAACGAAGCCGAGCTGCTGCGGCTGGAGAGCGACGAGAACCTCGTCAAGCTCCTCACCGTGCACGCGTCGAAGGGACTCGAGTTCCCGCTGGTGTTCTGTCCGTTCGTGTGGGACGGCAACCTGCGCAACGCCAAGGCCGAGGTGCTCGCGTTCCACGATCCCGCGGAAGGACACGCCGCGGTCGTCGATTTCGGGTCCGACGCCTTCGATGCTTCGCGCGGACAGGCGGTGCAGGAAGAGCGCGCCGAGAGCCTGCGGCTGCTCTACGTCGCGCTCACGCGTGCCAAGCATCGCTGCTGGATCGTCTGGGGCAACATCAACGACGCCGAGAAATCGGCGCCTGCGTGGCTGCTGCACCGTCATGCGGCGAGCGCTTTCACCGACGACCTGCCGAAGCTCACCGACATCCGCGCGGACCTCGATCGCCTCGCCGCGCGCGCCGAAGGCTCGATACGCGTTTCGCCGTTGCCCGCGGCCGCCGCAACGCCGCCGATCGCAAGCGCTGCCGCCGCGGCGCTCACCGGCCCGCGGCAGTGGACAGGAACGCTGCGCGATACGCGGCGCACTACGAGCTTCACCGCGCTCGCGCACGGCCGCAGCATCGAGGCGCCCGATTACGACGCGGCGGATCGCGACCCGCTGCCCGAGAGCGTGAGCGGGCGCGACATCTTCACTTTTCCGCGCGGAGCACAGGCGGGCAAGTGCATGCACGCGATCTTCGAGCACGCCGATTTCGCGCATCTCGAACGCCCCGCGCTCGAGCGCCTGGTGGAAAAGGCGTTGGCGGCGCACGGCTTCGAGGCTGTCTGGACGCGTGCGCTCGCCGACATGATCGAAGCGGTGGTGGACACGCCGCTCGACGCGAGCGGCATGCGATTGCGTGACGTCACGCGCGAGCGCCGGCTCGACGAGCTCGAGTTCTACTACCCGCTGCGAGCGGTGACCGACAGCGGCCTGCGCGCAGTGCTGGCCGCGGGCGGCTTTCCGGAAGAGATCCGTCACCGCATCGACGCGCTCACGTTCGATCCGGCGCAGGGCTACATGACCGGCTTCATCGACATCGTCTTCGAGCACGGCGGCCGTTATTACCTCGCGGACTACAAATCGAACTGGCTCGGCGCGACCGTCGCGGCGTATGGACAGCCCGAGGTCGCGGGCGCGATGGGACGCGAAGCCTACTACCTGCAATACCTCGTGTACTGCGTGGCGCTGCATCGCTATCTCGCGTCGCGCATCCAAGGCTATTCGTACGGAACTCATTTCGGCGGCGTGCGCTATCTCTTCGTGCGCGGCATGCGGCCCGCGTCGGGCGCGGCTTACGGTGTGTACGCGGACAAGCCTTCGAAGAGCCTCATCGAAGCGCTCGACGCTTACCTCTGTCCGGAGGCGCGGCGATGA